The proteins below are encoded in one region of Neisseria macacae ATCC 33926:
- the rpmF gene encoding 50S ribosomal protein L32, translated as MAVQQNKKSPSKRGMHRSHDALTAPSLSVDSVTGEVHRPHHISPNGMYRGRKVVKAKGE; from the coding sequence ATGGCCGTTCAACAAAACAAAAAATCCCCTTCCAAACGCGGTATGCACCGCTCTCACGACGCTTTGACCGCGCCTTCTCTGTCTGTTGACAGCGTAACTGGCGAAGTACACCGCCCGCACCACATTTCCCCCAACGGTATGTACCGCGGCCGTAAAGTAGTGAAAGCCAAAGGCGAATAA
- the plsX gene encoding phosphate acyltransferase PlsX — MITLAVDAMGGDSGLAVTVPGALAFLKQQQDVHLIMVGDESAVRQALSAANAPMERITVLHASEVVGMDEAPQLALKNKKDSSMRIAINQVKEGTAQAAVSAGNTGALMATARFVLKTIPGIDRPAIAKFLPSDSEHLTLALDLGANVDCTPEQLVQFAIIGNELFQALYPQKGSPRVGLLNVGTEDIKGTDTVKQTFKLLKSSKLNFIGNIESNGVLYGEADVIVADGFVGNIMLKTIEGAVKFMSGAIRQEFQRNLFNKMAAVAALPALKGLKSKLDPRKFNGAILLGLRGIVIKSHGGTDDVGFSYALEEAYHEAKSASLSKIEQGVAEQFAALEAIKAEQAAQEAQQAEENKV; from the coding sequence ATGATTACATTGGCCGTAGATGCCATGGGCGGCGACTCAGGTCTCGCAGTTACCGTCCCCGGTGCCCTTGCCTTTTTGAAACAGCAGCAAGACGTACACCTCATTATGGTCGGCGACGAATCCGCCGTCCGCCAAGCCCTCTCCGCAGCCAACGCGCCGATGGAGCGCATTACCGTGCTCCACGCCTCCGAAGTCGTCGGCATGGACGAAGCCCCTCAGCTTGCCCTGAAAAATAAAAAAGACTCCTCCATGCGCATTGCCATCAACCAAGTCAAAGAAGGCACCGCGCAGGCCGCCGTCTCCGCCGGCAACACCGGCGCGCTCATGGCAACCGCCCGCTTCGTCCTCAAAACCATTCCCGGCATCGACCGCCCCGCCATCGCCAAATTCCTGCCCTCCGACAGCGAACACCTGACCCTCGCCCTCGATTTGGGCGCAAACGTCGACTGCACACCCGAGCAGCTCGTACAGTTCGCCATCATCGGCAACGAACTCTTCCAAGCCCTCTACCCGCAAAAAGGCAGCCCGCGCGTCGGCCTGCTTAACGTCGGCACCGAAGACATCAAAGGCACGGACACCGTCAAACAAACCTTCAAACTGCTCAAAAGCAGCAAACTGAATTTCATCGGCAACATCGAAAGCAATGGCGTCCTATATGGCGAAGCCGACGTGATTGTCGCAGACGGCTTTGTCGGCAACATCATGCTCAAAACCATCGAAGGCGCGGTCAAATTCATGAGCGGAGCCATCCGTCAGGAATTCCAACGCAACCTGTTCAACAAAATGGCCGCCGTCGCCGCCCTCCCCGCCCTGAAAGGCTTGAAAAGCAAACTGGATCCGCGCAAATTCAACGGCGCCATCCTGCTCGGCCTGCGCGGCATCGTCATCAAAAGCCACGGCGGCACAGACGATGTCGGCTTCAGCTACGCCTTAGAAGAAGCCTACCACGAAGCAAAATCCGCCAGCCTGTCGAAAATCGAACAAGGTGTCGCCGAACAATTCGCCGCCTTGGAAGCGATTAAGGCGGAACAAGCCGCGCAAGAAGCACAGCAAGCCGAAGAAAACAAAGTTTAA
- a CDS encoding YceD family protein — MSDPNLIDPEVFASEKQTLQGSFLLEELDERVRSHDYPADKQTKVSFTLSGGRDRLQRLFLDLNVKADMPLICQRCIRPMPFTLDETSRIVLFANEEDLDEAMLADEELEGMPIEKELDVRGLVEDQILMSLPFSPRHENCDNAALEQVNQDKPNPFAVLAGLKSS, encoded by the coding sequence ATGTCAGACCCTAATTTGATTGACCCAGAAGTTTTCGCCTCCGAAAAGCAGACCCTGCAAGGCAGCTTCCTGCTTGAGGAATTGGACGAACGAGTCCGTTCGCACGATTATCCGGCCGACAAACAGACCAAAGTGTCGTTTACGCTGAGCGGCGGACGCGACCGACTGCAGCGTTTGTTTCTCGATTTGAACGTCAAAGCCGATATGCCGCTGATTTGCCAGCGATGTATCCGCCCCATGCCGTTTACGCTCGACGAAACCAGCCGTATTGTTTTGTTCGCCAACGAAGAGGACTTGGATGAAGCAATGCTTGCTGACGAAGAGTTGGAAGGCATGCCGATTGAGAAAGAACTCGACGTACGCGGGTTGGTGGAAGACCAAATCCTAATGTCGCTCCCCTTCTCCCCGCGCCACGAAAACTGCGACAATGCCGCGCTGGAACAAGTCAATCAGGACAAACCCAACCCTTTTGCTGTTTTAGCAGGTTTGAAAAGCAGTTAA
- the dnaE gene encoding DNA polymerase III subunit alpha yields MTEPTYIPLRLHTEFSITDGMVRIKKLIAKAQEYGLPALGISDLMNEFGLVKFYKACRSAGIKPVGAADVWIGNPNAPDKPFRAMLIIRNDAGYLRLSELLTAAYVGKDRNVHHAELNPEWLENGDNSGLICLSGAHYGEVGVNLLNSNEDAARAAALKYAAWFPDAFYLELQRLPERPEWEACVSGSVKLAEELGLPVVATHPTQFMSRDDFNAHEARVCIAGGWVLTDKKRPRDFTPSQFFIPPETMLERFADLPEALENTVEIAKRCNIHITLGKNFLPLFPTPDGLSLDDYLVKLSNEGLQERMVQLYPDEAERAAKMPEYQERLDFELNIIIQMKFPGYFLIVQDFINWAKTHGCPVGPGRGSGAGSLVAYSLKITDLDPLKYALLFERFLNPERVSMPDFDVDFCQSNRGRVIEYVRDKYGAEAVSQIVTFGTMSSKAVIRDVGRVLELPFTLCDKLSKLIPLEANKPLGLDDAMKAEPQIQELIEAEEADELITLAKKLEDLTRGLGMHAGGVLIAPGKISDYSPVYQADESASPVSMYDKGDVEDVGLVKFDFLGLRNLTIIEMAQNNIKNTTGDIVDVGKIPLDDQAAYKIFRDANTTAVFQFESTGMKKMLKTAHTTKFEELIAFVSLYRPGPMDNIPDFVARMKGQEFQYIHPLLEGILAPTYGIMVYQEQVMQAAQIIGGYSLGGADLLRRAMGKKKPEEMVKHREIFAEGAAKQGISREKSDEIFNYMEKFAGYGFNKSHAAAYALISYQTAWLKAHYPAEFMAATMSSELDNTDQLKHFYDDCRANGIEFLPPDINESDYRFTPYPNMKIRYALGAIKGTGEAAVESIIAARQSGGKFTGLLDFCERVGKEHMNRRTLEALIRGGAFDSIEPNRAMLLANIDLAMNNADQKAANANQGGLFDMMEDAIEPVQLIDAPMWSESEKLAEEKTVIGFYLSGHPFGPYAQEVRQIAPTKLGRLKPQDSVRLAGFVTAVRTMMGKRGKIAFVSLEDLSGQIEIMVSGQTLENCADYLKSDQVLIIESKVSRDDYGGGDGLRIMANQVMTLQMARERYARSLSLALAPGHDIERLAAILTAHRLPDTPHIPLQLSYSNDKASGKFQVPPKWMVTPSSALFDELEKLLGSRAVRVNW; encoded by the coding sequence ATGACCGAGCCGACCTACATCCCGCTGCGCCTGCATACCGAGTTCTCAATTACCGACGGTATGGTGCGGATTAAAAAACTGATTGCCAAAGCGCAGGAATACGGTTTGCCTGCTTTGGGCATCAGCGATTTGATGAACGAATTCGGTTTGGTGAAATTTTATAAAGCCTGCCGCAGCGCGGGGATTAAGCCTGTCGGGGCGGCGGACGTGTGGATAGGCAATCCGAATGCGCCCGACAAGCCGTTCCGCGCCATGCTGATTATCCGCAACGATGCGGGCTATCTGCGCTTGAGCGAACTTTTGACGGCGGCTTATGTCGGCAAAGACCGCAATGTCCATCATGCGGAACTCAATCCCGAATGGCTGGAAAACGGCGATAACAGCGGCTTGATTTGTTTGAGCGGCGCGCATTACGGCGAAGTGGGCGTGAATCTGTTGAACAGCAATGAAGACGCGGCGCGTGCGGCGGCGTTGAAGTATGCGGCGTGGTTTCCCGATGCGTTTTACCTGGAGCTGCAACGCCTGCCCGAACGCCCCGAATGGGAGGCTTGCGTTTCGGGCAGCGTGAAGTTGGCGGAGGAATTGGGTTTGCCGGTGGTGGCGACGCATCCGACGCAGTTTATGAGCCGCGACGATTTCAACGCACACGAGGCGCGGGTGTGTATCGCGGGCGGCTGGGTGCTGACGGACAAGAAACGTCCGCGCGATTTTACGCCGAGCCAGTTTTTCATTCCGCCGGAAACGATGCTGGAGCGTTTCGCCGATTTGCCCGAAGCCTTGGAAAACACGGTGGAAATTGCCAAACGCTGCAATATCCATATCACGCTGGGCAAAAACTTCCTGCCCCTGTTCCCGACGCCCGACGGCTTGTCGCTCGACGATTATCTGGTGAAGCTGTCCAACGAGGGTTTGCAGGAACGCATGGTTCAGCTTTATCCCGACGAGGCGGAACGGGCGGCGAAAATGCCGGAATATCAGGAGCGGCTGGATTTTGAGTTGAACATCATCATCCAGATGAAATTCCCCGGCTATTTCCTTATCGTACAAGACTTTATCAACTGGGCAAAAACGCACGGCTGTCCGGTCGGGCCGGGACGCGGTTCGGGCGCGGGTTCGCTGGTGGCGTATTCGCTGAAGATTACCGACCTTGACCCGCTGAAATACGCGCTGCTGTTCGAACGTTTCTTAAACCCCGAACGCGTCTCCATGCCCGACTTCGACGTGGACTTTTGTCAAAGCAACCGCGGCCGCGTGATTGAGTATGTGCGTGACAAATACGGCGCAGAGGCGGTGAGCCAGATTGTGACTTTCGGCACGATGTCGTCCAAAGCGGTGATACGCGACGTGGGGCGCGTGCTGGAACTGCCGTTTACCCTATGCGACAAACTGTCGAAGCTGATTCCGCTGGAAGCCAACAAACCTTTGGGTTTGGACGATGCGATGAAGGCGGAGCCGCAGATTCAGGAATTGATCGAGGCGGAAGAAGCAGACGAACTGATTACGCTGGCAAAAAAGCTGGAAGACCTGACGCGCGGTCTGGGTATGCACGCGGGCGGCGTGTTGATCGCGCCGGGCAAGATTTCCGATTACAGCCCTGTGTATCAGGCAGACGAATCCGCCTCCCCCGTATCCATGTACGACAAGGGCGACGTGGAAGACGTGGGTTTGGTGAAGTTCGACTTTTTGGGCCTGCGCAACCTGACCATTATCGAAATGGCGCAGAACAACATCAAAAACACCACCGGCGATATTGTCGATGTCGGCAAAATCCCGCTCGACGACCAAGCCGCCTACAAAATCTTCCGCGACGCGAACACCACCGCCGTATTCCAGTTCGAGTCGACCGGCATGAAAAAAATGCTGAAAACGGCGCACACCACCAAGTTTGAAGAACTCATCGCCTTCGTATCGCTCTACCGACCCGGCCCGATGGACAATATTCCCGACTTCGTCGCGCGCATGAAAGGGCAGGAATTCCAATACATCCACCCGCTGCTTGAAGGCATCCTCGCGCCGACCTACGGGATTATGGTGTATCAGGAACAAGTGATGCAGGCGGCGCAGATTATCGGCGGCTACTCGCTCGGCGGCGCGGACCTGCTGCGCCGCGCCATGGGTAAGAAAAAGCCCGAAGAAATGGTGAAACACCGCGAAATCTTCGCCGAAGGCGCGGCAAAACAAGGCATTTCGCGCGAAAAATCCGACGAAATCTTCAACTACATGGAAAAATTCGCCGGCTACGGTTTCAACAAATCCCACGCCGCCGCCTACGCCCTGATTTCCTATCAGACCGCATGGCTCAAAGCCCATTATCCCGCCGAATTTATGGCGGCAACCATGTCGTCTGAATTGGACAACACCGACCAGCTCAAGCATTTCTACGACGACTGCCGCGCCAACGGCATCGAGTTCCTGCCGCCCGACATCAACGAATCCGACTACCGCTTCACGCCGTATCCGAACATGAAAATCCGCTACGCACTCGGCGCGATTAAAGGCACGGGCGAAGCCGCCGTCGAATCCATCATCGCCGCGCGGCAAAGCGGCGGCAAATTTACCGGCCTGTTGGACTTCTGCGAGCGCGTCGGCAAAGAACACATGAACCGCCGCACCCTCGAAGCCCTGATACGCGGCGGCGCGTTCGACAGCATCGAACCCAACCGCGCCATGCTCTTGGCAAACATCGACCTCGCCATGAACAACGCCGACCAAAAAGCCGCCAACGCCAATCAGGGTGGGCTGTTTGACATGATGGAAGACGCCATCGAACCGGTGCAGCTCATCGATGCGCCCATGTGGAGCGAATCGGAAAAACTCGCCGAAGAAAAAACCGTCATCGGCTTTTACCTGTCCGGCCACCCGTTCGGCCCGTATGCCCAAGAAGTCCGCCAAATCGCCCCGACCAAATTAGGTCGTCTGAAACCGCAAGACAGCGTGCGCCTCGCCGGATTCGTTACCGCCGTGCGCACCATGATGGGCAAGCGCGGCAAAATCGCCTTCGTCAGCCTCGAAGATTTGAGCGGGCAGATTGAAATCATGGTCAGCGGCCAGACGCTGGAAAACTGCGCCGACTACCTCAAGTCCGACCAAGTGCTGATTATCGAATCCAAAGTCAGCCGCGATGATTACGGCGGCGGCGACGGGCTGCGCATCATGGCAAACCAAGTCATGACCCTGCAAATGGCGCGCGAACGTTACGCCCGCAGCCTCAGTCTCGCCCTCGCCCCCGGCCACGACATCGAACGCCTCGCCGCTATCCTCACCGCCCACCGCCTACCCGACACGCCGCACATCCCGCTGCAACTGTCGTACAGCAACGACAAAGCGTCGGGCAAGTTTCAAGTGCCGCCGAAATGGATGGTGACACCCAGCTCTGCGTTATTCGACGAACTGGAAAAACTGCTCGGCAGCAGGGCGGTGCGCGTGAATTGGTAA
- a CDS encoding Maf family protein, with protein MSAKLPLILGSGSVFRRAQLERLGVNFQTAAPDFDETPAAGENAADTALRLAEGKARSLAARFPAALVIGADQVAWCNDRQLGKPMNVANAQQMLRDLSGRKIEFYSAIVLLNTASGRIQRHVDNTSVVMRALTDGQIERYLAREPDAVYCAGAAKSEGLGAALLERIDSSDPNALIGLPIFKLVEFLKNEGVEII; from the coding sequence ATGAGTGCAAAACTGCCTTTGATATTGGGTTCGGGTTCGGTGTTCCGCCGCGCGCAGCTCGAACGTTTGGGCGTTAATTTTCAAACTGCCGCGCCTGATTTCGACGAAACGCCTGCTGCGGGTGAAAACGCGGCGGATACTGCCTTGCGTTTGGCGGAAGGGAAGGCGCGTTCGCTGGCGGCTCGATTTCCTGCCGCGTTGGTGATCGGCGCGGACCAAGTGGCGTGGTGCAATGACCGCCAGTTGGGCAAACCGATGAACGTCGCAAATGCACAACAAATGCTTCGGGATTTAAGCGGCAGAAAGATTGAATTTTACAGCGCAATCGTGCTTTTGAATACTGCTTCGGGACGCATTCAGCGCCATGTCGATAACACGTCGGTTGTGATGCGTGCGCTGACAGATGGGCAGATTGAGCGTTATCTGGCGCGCGAGCCGGACGCGGTTTACTGCGCGGGTGCGGCGAAGAGCGAGGGCTTGGGCGCGGCGTTGCTGGAGCGAATAGACAGCAGCGACCCGAACGCGCTTATCGGTTTGCCCATCTTCAAACTGGTCGAGTTTTTAAAAAACGAAGGCGTAGAAATCATTTAG
- a CDS encoding SAM-dependent methyltransferase: MSPILYLIPTPLGAPDTPCLLSHEQAQITGLTDFVVEAEKTARAHLKHLGITTPIRELNLQTLNEHTDLKTLPELLKPLQEGRSMGILSEAGCPAVADPGANLVALAHRHGYEVRPLVGPSSLLLALMASGANGQNFAFKGYLPSEKSERIAALKSLEQRSRQQNETQLFIETPYRNDALLADALETLHPETRLCTATDLTLPTQEIISQTVAAWRKSKTLPNLKKRPTIFVLHAG; the protein is encoded by the coding sequence ATGTCCCCGATTCTTTACCTAATTCCCACCCCTTTGGGCGCACCCGATACGCCCTGCCTGCTGTCGCACGAACAGGCGCAGATTACCGGCTTGACCGATTTCGTCGTCGAAGCCGAGAAAACCGCCCGCGCCCATTTGAAACATTTGGGCATCACGACGCCCATCCGCGAGCTGAACCTGCAAACCCTCAACGAACACACCGACTTGAAAACCCTGCCCGAGCTTCTGAAACCTTTGCAGGAAGGGCGCAGCATGGGCATCCTCAGCGAAGCAGGTTGTCCCGCGGTTGCCGATCCCGGCGCGAATCTGGTGGCATTGGCGCACCGACACGGCTATGAAGTCCGTCCGCTGGTCGGCCCGTCCAGCCTGTTGCTGGCATTGATGGCGTCAGGGGCGAACGGGCAGAATTTCGCGTTTAAAGGCTATCTGCCGTCCGAGAAAAGCGAGCGTATCGCCGCTTTGAAGAGCTTGGAACAGCGTTCGCGTCAGCAAAACGAAACCCAGCTTTTCATCGAAACGCCTTACCGCAATGACGCGTTGCTCGCCGACGCGCTGGAAACGCTGCACCCTGAAACCCGCCTCTGCACCGCAACCGACCTGACTTTACCGACGCAGGAAATCATCAGCCAAACCGTTGCCGCTTGGCGGAAATCAAAAACGCTGCCGAATTTGAAAAAACGCCCGACGATATTTGTGTTGCACGCGGGTTAG
- a CDS encoding efflux transporter outer membrane subunit, translated as MNKMTFKTVLSTVAAAVALSACTMIPKYEQPQVEVAETFKYDTFDDGIRAADLGWQDFFADPRLHRLIDIALERNTDLRTAALNAEIYRKQYMIARNDLLPSINASGTGTRTGSLSGGVTRSEYSVGLGVAAYELDLFGRVRSNSQAALQGYFSVAANRDAAHLALIAAVAKAHFNELYAQESMALAQRVLKTREATYKLSQMRHKAGVISAVDLRQQEALIESAKADYANAVKNREQARNALATLINQPLPEDLPAALPLSKQFKITRLPAGLSSEVLLNRPDIRAAEHSLKQANANIGAARAAFFPTISLTGSVGTASGELSGLFKSGTGIWSFAPSITLPIFNWGTNKANLDVAKLRKEAQIVAYEAAVQAAFQDVSNALVAREQLDKSYAALNKQSRAYNDSLRLINLRYKHGVSNALDLLDAERSSYSAETALLANQLTRLENLADLYKALGGGLKRETVSQPATQQ; from the coding sequence ATGAACAAAATGACATTCAAAACGGTATTGAGTACCGTCGCCGCAGCCGTCGCGCTGTCCGCCTGTACCATGATCCCGAAATATGAACAACCGCAGGTCGAAGTTGCCGAAACCTTCAAATACGACACATTCGACGACGGCATCCGCGCCGCCGACTTGGGCTGGCAGGACTTCTTTGCCGACCCGCGCCTGCACCGCCTTATCGACATCGCGTTGGAACGCAACACCGACCTGCGCACCGCCGCGCTGAACGCCGAAATCTACCGCAAACAATACATGATTGCCCGCAACGACTTGCTGCCGAGCATAAACGCCAGCGGCACCGGTACGCGGACAGGCAGCTTGAGCGGTGGCGTTACCCGCAGCGAATACAGCGTCGGTTTGGGTGTGGCAGCTTATGAGCTTGACCTTTTCGGACGCGTCCGCAGCAACAGCCAAGCCGCATTGCAAGGTTATTTCAGCGTAGCCGCCAACCGCGATGCCGCCCACCTTGCTCTGATTGCCGCCGTTGCTAAAGCCCATTTCAACGAACTGTACGCCCAAGAATCGATGGCATTGGCGCAGCGCGTCCTCAAAACCCGCGAAGCCACCTACAAACTTTCCCAAATGCGCCACAAAGCAGGCGTGATTTCCGCCGTCGATTTGCGTCAACAGGAAGCCCTGATTGAATCCGCCAAAGCCGATTACGCGAACGCCGTCAAAAACCGCGAACAAGCCCGCAATGCCTTGGCAACCCTGATTAACCAACCTCTGCCGGAAGACCTGCCTGCCGCGCTGCCTTTGAGCAAACAGTTCAAAATCACCCGACTGCCTGCCGGCTTGAGTTCCGAAGTCCTGCTGAACCGTCCCGACATCCGCGCCGCAGAACACTCGCTCAAACAAGCCAATGCCAACATCGGCGCAGCGCGTGCCGCCTTCTTCCCCACCATCAGCCTGACCGGATCGGTCGGTACCGCGTCCGGCGAGTTGAGCGGCCTCTTCAAAAGCGGTACGGGCATCTGGTCGTTTGCACCTTCCATTACCCTGCCGATTTTCAACTGGGGTACCAACAAAGCGAATCTCGACGTAGCCAAGCTGCGTAAAGAGGCGCAAATCGTCGCTTACGAAGCCGCCGTCCAAGCCGCCTTCCAAGACGTATCCAACGCTTTGGTCGCACGCGAGCAACTCGACAAGAGCTACGCCGCGCTAAACAAACAAAGCCGCGCTTACAACGACTCCCTGCGCCTTATCAATTTGCGCTACAAACACGGCGTATCCAACGCCCTCGACCTGCTTGACGCAGAACGCAGCAGCTATAGTGCAGAAACCGCGTTGCTTGCCAACCAGCTCACCCGCCTCGAAAACCTCGCCGACCTCTATAAAGCACTCGGCGGCGGTTTGAAACGCGAAACCGTTAGCCAACCTGCCACGCAGCAGTAA
- a CDS encoding phosphoribosyltransferase, protein MKQKIWYTYDDIHRVIKALAEKIQNSGVKYDAMIAIGGGGFIPARMLRCFLEIPIYAVTTAYYDSDNEGQVTEEVKKVQWLDPVPDALKGKNVLVVDEVDDSRVTMEFCLTELQKEDFGTIGVAVLHEKIKAKVGKIPEGIPYFSGLTVEDWWINYPWDALDIDEHNRLAAEGKK, encoded by the coding sequence ATGAAACAGAAAATCTGGTACACCTACGACGACATCCACCGCGTGATCAAGGCGTTGGCGGAAAAAATCCAAAACTCCGGCGTCAAATACGATGCCATGATCGCTATCGGCGGCGGCGGCTTCATCCCCGCCCGTATGCTGCGCTGCTTTTTGGAAATCCCGATTTACGCCGTAACCACCGCCTATTACGACAGCGACAACGAAGGTCAGGTAACGGAAGAAGTCAAAAAAGTCCAATGGCTCGACCCCGTGCCTGACGCGTTGAAAGGCAAGAATGTGCTCGTAGTCGATGAAGTCGACGACAGCCGCGTGACCATGGAATTCTGCCTGACCGAGTTGCAAAAAGAAGATTTCGGCACCATCGGTGTTGCCGTCCTGCACGAAAAAATCAAAGCCAAAGTCGGCAAAATCCCCGAAGGCATCCCCTACTTCAGCGGCCTGACCGTAGAAGACTGGTGGATCAACTACCCTTGGGACGCACTCGACATCGACGAACACAACCGCCTTGCCGCCGAAGGCAAAAAATAA